Below is a genomic region from Actinomadura sp. NAK00032.
CCGGGAATGACGGCCCCCGTCGGTGACGCTGTACCTGGGCGTCGGAAGGAGGCAGCGCGTGGTCGAGCTCGAAAGCGTGCCGGAACTCGTCGATCCGGTGCTCGTGGCCGCCTTTGAGGGGTGGAACGACGCCGGGGAGGCCGCCAGCGGGGTGATCGCGCATCTGGAGTCGACCTGGGAAGCGGTGCCCATCGCCGAGCTCGATCCCGACGACTACTACGACTTCCAGGTCACCCGCCCGATCGTGGAGATGTCCGACGGGGAGACCCGCGGCATCACCTGGCCGACGACCCGGGTGTCGTGGGCGCGGCTGCCGAACGGCAAGGACGTCGTCCTGCTGCACGGGATCGAGCCGAACATGCGGTGGCGGTCGTTCTGCCGCGAGCTGGTCGGGCTGATGCTGGAGCTGGAGATCCGCAACGTCGTGCTGCTGGGCGCGCTGCTGGCCGACGCGCCGCACACCCGCCCGGTCCCGGTGACCGGGGCCGCGTCGGAGGCCGGGCTGGTCAGCACCCTGCACCTGGAGCCCGCCCGCTACGAGGGCCCGACCGGCATCCTCGGCGTGCTGCAGGACGCGTGCGCCAAGGCCGACCTCGACACCGTGTCGCTGTGGGCGGCGGTCCCGCACTACGTCGCGCAGCCGCCGTCGCCGAAGGCGACGCTCGCGCTGCTGCGCCGCGTCGAGGACCTCCTGGA
It encodes:
- a CDS encoding PAC2 family protein, with protein sequence MVELESVPELVDPVLVAAFEGWNDAGEAASGVIAHLESTWEAVPIAELDPDDYYDFQVTRPIVEMSDGETRGITWPTTRVSWARLPNGKDVVLLHGIEPNMRWRSFCRELVGLMLELEIRNVVLLGALLADAPHTRPVPVTGAASEAGLVSTLHLEPARYEGPTGILGVLQDACAKADLDTVSLWAAVPHYVAQPPSPKATLALLRRVEDLLDVTVPLGELPEEARAWEHGVNELAEEDSEVAEYVRTLEEQKDATELPEASGDAIAREFERYLRRRDPGRGPG